The Candidatus Methylomirabilis limnetica genome has a window encoding:
- a CDS encoding transposase has product MNNNLQRPHRRSVRLTGYDYSQAGAYFITTCVQDRILLFGEAVDGEMRLNEYGEIVRREWERTGKIRQDVGIDAFVIMPNHFHGIIVIDPGRGTLQRAPTTERFGKPTSNTIPTIVRLFKSTTTRQIDFARVKGTHLTRQ; this is encoded by the coding sequence ATGAACAATAACCTCCAACGCCCGCACCGCCGCAGCGTCCGTCTGACGGGTTACGACTATTCGCAGGCTGGGGCGTATTTCATCACCACCTGTGTCCAGGATCGGATATTGTTGTTCGGCGAGGCGGTGGATGGAGAAATGCGATTAAATGAATATGGTGAAATCGTACGTCGGGAATGGGAACGGACCGGTAAAATCCGACAGGATGTGGGGATAGACGCATTTGTGATCATGCCAAACCATTTCCATGGAATTATCGTCATCGACCCGGGTAGGGGCACGTTGCAACGTGCCCCTACAACCGAACGGTTCGGGAAACCGACGTCGAACACCATTCCGACCATTGTTCGACTGTTCAAATCGACAACTACCAGACAAATTGATTTCGCTAGAGTAAAAGGGACCCACCTAACACGGCAATGA